The DNA segment TTCGTCAACGATATGCCCATCGATACCAAGTGCCCGGTGCTTAAGCGCATGACCGATATCATCGCGCATCGTGGACCGGACAGCGAGGGGCATTACATCGACGAGCATGCGGCGCTGGGGCACCGCCGACTGAGCATCATCGATCTGGGTGGCGGCAAGCAGCCGATCTATAACGAGGACGGTTCTCTGGTCATCACCTTCAACGGTGAGATCTACAACTATCAGCCGCTTCGCGAACAGCTTATCGAGGCCGGCCACACCTTCACCACCAAAAGCGACACCGAGGTGCTGCTGCATGGCTATGAGGAGTGGGGCGTGGAACTGCTGCAGAAGATTCGAGGCATGTTCACCTTCGTGATCTGGGACAGGAACAAGCGCGAACTGTTCGGCGCCCGCGATCATTTCGGCATCAAGCCCTTCTACTATGCCAAGATGAACGGCACGTTCATGTATGCTTCGGAGATCAAGAGCCTGCTGCAGCACCCTGACTTCGTCAAGGAGCTCAACGAGAAGGCGCTCAAGCCGTACATGACCTTCCAATACCCGGCCATCGGCGAGACCTTCTTCAAGGGTGTGTTCAAGCTGCCGGAAGGCCATTATTTCACCTACCGCGACGGCAAGATGAGCATTCACGAATACTACGACGAGCATTTCCGCGAATCCTCCACCAAGCTCGATCCGCTGGTGGACACCATCGACCGCACGGTATGCGATTCGGTCAAGGCCCACCAGATCGCCGACGTGGAGGTCGGCTCGTTCCTGTCCAGCGGCGTGGATTCGAGCTATGTGGCCGCGGTCGCACGCCCCGAGCACACGTATTCCATCGGCTTCGGCAAGGGGACGTACAACGAATCCCAGCAGGCCGGAGAACTTGCCAAACTCATCGACCTGAACAACACCGCCGAGGCGTTGACCGACGAGGAGGCGTTCGCTGCATTTCCGCGCATCCAGTGGCATTTGGATGAGCCGGATTCCAACCCGAGCTGCGTGCCGCTGTATTTCCTGTCGGCATTGGCGGCGAAGGACGTCAAAGTCGTGCTCAGCGGCGAGGGCGCCGACGAACTGTTCGCCGGATATATCGATTACGGCGTGCACACCAAGTTCAAGCCGATCAAGGTGCTGACGCGTTGGCTCGGTCATCTGCCCGCAGGTGCCCGCCATGCCATCGCGCAGTGGTGCAAGGGCAAGACCTTCCATGGCGCATGGCATATGTATGCGAATCTGGCGCCTGCGGAGGAGAGCTTCATCGGCCAGGCGCGCGTGTTCGAGGAATCCGAGTCCGACAAATTGCTCAACCCCGAATACCGTAATGCGCCTAGCGTGCAGAGCATCGTCGACAAGACCTATGCGCGTGTGGAAGGCAAGGGCCTGAGCGAACTGAAGAAGAAACAGTATCTCGACATGCACCAGTGGATGCCGGGCGACATTCTGCTCAAGGCCGACAAGATGACCATGGCCCATTCCCTGGAGCTGCGCGTGCCGCTGCTCGACAAGGAGCTGATGGCGGTGGCCGAGCAGGTGCCGACCAAATACCTGATCACCGATGAGAACACCAAGTACGCGTTCCGCCAGGCCGCCGGCCGCCACCTGCCGAAGGAATGGTACGACCGCGAGAAGCTGGGATTCCCCGTGCCGATCAAGAAGTGGCTGCGCGAGGAGAAGTTCTACAAGTACGTGCGTTCCGTGTTCGAGCGTGATTATGTGAGCAAGTTCTTCGATCAGGATGCTTTGCTCCGGATGATCGACGACAATTACGCCGGCAAAACCGACGACCGCCGCAAGATCTGGACCGTGTACTCGTTCCTGACCTGGTACGACGTGTACTTCGTACACGATGGTTCCAAGCCGGATGTTATCGCGATCGCATAGGGTGCGATAGGCACATGGGCATGATGACTGGAACACGTGGGTTCAAGTGTGTCGTGGCTGCTGCCTTGGCGGTGATGGTCTGTCTGCCGTTGGGCGGATGCAGCATCGAGATCAAAGGCGGTAAGCGCGACAATGCGAACACAGGTAATGCATTGGATCTCAAGGACGGCAAATGGCATACCGGCAGCAACGGCTATGGCGGCAGCGACAGTTCCAGCTACCGGTATGTGATCGTGGACACCCCGGATGGCGAGAAGCACTGCATCGCGTTCCGCGATAGCGGCGGCGCCGGCGGCATGAGCTGCTGGGACAAATCTGATGCAGGCAGAAGCGACGAGAAGTAGCAAAAAGTAAGGCGTAGCAGGCGCCCGATCGTACAAGACACGCGGGCGCCTGTTTGTCAAGCCCAGTGGTACACTGAACCCTTGGCTTGAGAAATCAAGAAAGCGGGGCAACCCCACCTGGGAACCTTTCAGGGTTTCGGGTTCAAGGCGATTCCTCCCGTGCAATGCGCGAGATTGGGGAATGAGAGTGCCAATGCGTTCTAGCGTTAGAACGTCGATGGCATGCCGTGAAACCGAACGCTGAAGTATTCCAAGTGAGCCTCGTGAAGGAAATACAGAGGATTGGAGTCATCATCAGCGACGAACCACGCATTAATGACGAGATTCGCGTCTCGCAGGTGCGCCTGATCGGTCCTAAGGGCGAACAGGTGGGCGTTATCGCGACCTCGGTCGCACTGAACCTTGCGAAGGAAGCGAACCTCGATCTCGTCGAGGTGGCGCCCAATGCAAAGCCTCCGGTTGCCAAGCTCATCGATTACGGCAAGTACAAGTACAACGAGAAGATCAAGGCTCGTGAGGCACGCCGCAATCAGAACACCGCAGAAGTCAAGGAAATCCGTTTCCGTCTGAAGATCGATGACCATGACTTCGATGTGAAGAAGGGGCATGTCACCCGCTTCCTCAACGGCGGTGACAAGGTCAAGGTCACCATCATGCTGCGTGGCCGTGAACAGTCCCGTCCGATCGGCGGCGTCGAGCTGCTGCAGCGTCTCGCCGCAGAGGTGGAGGAGTACGGTACCATCGAGTCCCAGCCGAAGCAGGAAGGCCGCAACATCATCATGGTGCTGGCGCCTAAGGGCAAGAAGGTGCACACCCAGTCCGAGCAGCGTCGTCGCGGCGCAGAATCCCGCGCCGAACGTCAGGCTCGTCAGGCGGCACGTCTCGCTGCCAAGCAGGAGGCTCAGGCCCAGGCCGCAGCCGAAGCGCAGGCCTCGATTTCTAAGACTTCCAGCAAGAAGCACATCAACAAGGAGGGCAGCAATGCCGAAGATGAAAAGTAATTCCGCCGCTTCCAAGCGCGTCCGCCGTACCGGCACGGGCAAGCTGATGCAGGCCGGCAGCGCCATGCGCCACAACCTTGAGCACAAGTCCGCTCGCAAGCGTCGTGCACTGAAGGCCGATCAGGTTCTCGCGGGCCCGCAGTCCAAGAAGCTCAACCGCATGCTGAGCAAGTGAAATAACCCTTTTACGAATCTTTAAGAAAGCGAAGGAAAACATATGGCACGTGTGAAGCGCGCAGTAAATGCTCACAAGAAGCGTCGCGTCGTTCTCGAAAGGGCTTCCGGCTACCGTGGCCAGCGTTCCCGCCTGTATCGCAAGGCCAAGGAACAGCTGCTCCACTCCTTTAACTACAACTTCCGCGACCGCAAGGCTCGCAAGGGTGATTTCCGCAAGCTGTGGATCCAGCGCATCAACGCCGCCGTCCGCGCTGAGGGCATCACCTACAACCGCTTCATCCAGGGCCTGCACCTTGCCGGCATCGAACTGGATCGTCGCGCCCTTGCCGAGCTCGCCGTGAGCGACCCGGAGACCTTCAAGGCCATCGTCGCCGAAGCCAAGAAGGCTCTGCCGGCCGACGTGAACGCTCCGGTCAACGCCTGAGCCGTATAAGCCGTACAGGTTTTGCAAACCCCGCCACATCGGCGGGGTTTCTTGTTTTCATAGGCGTTGTGCACGCATGGCGTATGCTCGGCGTCTGCGCCGATCCGCCTTTGCCGGCATGGACCGGCATACAATGGTCGGCATGAGTCAGACCGATGCCCTTACACGCCTGGAAACGCAGTTCATCGCCCACATCGATGTGGAACGCGGCCTGTCGAAGGCGACGGTTACGGCATACACGTCCGATCTTGACCGGTACTGCGTTTGGCTGAGGGAAGCGGGGATTACGGAACCCGCCAGCATATCCCGCAACCACGTGGAGGAATACATCGCGCATCTGGACTCCCATGGCGCGAGCGCGCGTTCCAAGGCCCGCAATCTCGCCTCCATCCATGAGTTCCACCGTTTCGCCCTTGCCCAGCATGCCGTGGCCGACGACGTATCGGCCGCGGTCAAGGCACCGAAGGGGGCAAGCACACTGCCCGACGTGCTCACCGTGGACGAAGTGGCGCGGTTGCTGGACTGTGCTCCCGTTCCCGCACCCGGTTGCGTGATGGATGTTCCCCATGCGGTGCTGATGCGCGACAAGGCGCTGCTGGAGTTCATGTATGCCACCGGGTGCCGCGTGTCGGAGGCGGTGGGTACGGATCTGAACGATATCGATCTGAACGAACGCGTGGCGCGGCTGCTGGGCAAGGGGTCGAAGCAACGGTTGGTTCCAGTGGGGGAGTACGCCTGTGCTGCTATGACGCGCTACCTGGACGAGGGGCGTTCGCTGTTGGAGGGATGCGCGAAGAGCAAGGCCCCCGAGCGTAGCGCGGTGTTCCTCAACAAGCGTGGCCAGCGTATGTCAAGGCAATCGGTGTGGGAGGTGGTGAACCAGGCAGGCAAGCGAGCCCATATCGGCAAGCCCCTGCATCCGCACACCCTGCGGCACTCCTTTGCCACGCATCTTATCCAGGGTGGTGCCGACGTGCGCACCGTGCAGGAGCTGCTGGGGCATGCAAGCGTCACCACCACGCAGATCTATACGCATGTGAGCCCGGAGAATCTGATCGAAACGTATCTTACCGCGCATCCGCGTGCCCGCTGATCGTCGGCAAACCGGCATGACAACGATGCCGCGGTTACGGCGAACCGCCGGCGAGTGCGCGTGAATCACACGGAAATACCATATGCGGCGTGATGTTGTGTCAAGGGGCGCGTGATTTCCCCGACGTTTGGTGGAGGTTTGATAGAGTGGGGAGTATGCCTACGGATTTGCTTGGACGCGATTATGAAACTTTTCCCGCTCCTGAGCCGCTGGAACACCACGGCCCGGCACGGGTTATTGCCATGTGCAATCAGAAGGGCGGCGTCGGCAAAACCACCAGTTCCATCAATATCGCCGGTGCGTTGAGCCAATACGGACGCCGTTGCCTGATCGTCGATTTCGACCCTCAGGGCGCTGCAACCGTTGGCTTGGGTATCAATGCCAACACTGTGGAGAACACGATCTACACCGCGCTGTTCGATCCTGACGTCGACCCGCACGATGTCGTGCAGCATACGAACTTCGAGAATCTCGACGTCATTCCCGCCAATATCGACCTGTCCGCTGCGGAAGTGCAGCTGGTCACCGAGGTCGGGCGCGAACAGGTGCTCGCCAGCGTGCTGCGCCCGTTGAAGGACGAATACGACGTCATCATCATCGACTGCCAGCCATCGCTCGGTTTGCTCACCGTGAACGCATTGACTGCGGCGGATGGCGTCATCATCCCCGTCGCTGCCGAGTTCTTCGCCCTGCGCGGTGTGGCGCTGCTCATGCAATCCATCAAAAAAGTGCAGAGCCGCATCAACCCGAGCCTTGAGGTATACGGCGTGCTGGTGACCATGTTCACCAAGACCCTGCACTGCGAGGAGGTCATGCAGCGCATCTACGAGGCATTCCAGGAGAAGGTCTTCCACACGGTGATCTCCCGTTCCATCAAACTGCCGGATTCCACCGTGGCCGCGGCACCGATCACGTTCTACTCGCCTGGGCACAAGACCAGCAAGGAGTACCGAGAGGTGGCGCGCGAGCTGGTGGCGGAAGGGATCGTCGCCTGACCGCACGAGCGGTTCCATGAACGCGAAGGCGAAGGCCGGTTGTCGGAGTGTCCGATGGCCGGCCTTCATTTTGGCCTGATGTGGCTGGGGCCGGTCGGTGCAGTCTGTTCAGCCATAACGACACTATTTATGGTCAGTGTGACTATAAATGGTGGTACGCTGTGTTCGCGGCGGGGAACGACCCCGCTGCGAAAGGAACGATGATGGGTATCGGCAACGTTTCGGAGAGGCGGCTGGCGCAGCCGCAGATAGGCGTCTCCGTGGTCATCCTGGCGCTTGGGCCGCATGAAGACAGCGCAGTCAGTGGGCGCAGCCGCCTATGGCTGCCGCTGGTGCGCCGCGTCAAACAGCCCTTCATGGGCGCGTGGGCGCTGCCCGGCGGCGATCTGCGCGTGGGGCACTCCTTGGAGGAATCGGCGTTCAAGGCTCTGGAATCCACCACCGAACTGCACCCGAAATACCTGGAGCAGCTGTACACCTTCGGCGATCCGGCCCGTTCCAGCGGAGGGCTGCCCATGGTCTCCATCGTGTACTGGGCGCTTGTGGGCGAGGCCGAGACCAAGGACTTCGCCGAAGTGGACAACGTCAAATGGTTCCCCGCGGACGAACTGCCCGAGCTGGCCTTCGACCATCGTCGCATCATCGACTACGCCCTGTGGCGCTCGCGCAGCAAACTCGAGTACCCGGACATCGCCACCAAACTCGTAGGCGAGGAATTCACCCTGGCCCAACTGCACGACGTATACGAGGCCGTAGGCGGTCAGCCGCTCGACCTGGCGAACTTCCGCAGGAAGATGCTCGCCTCGGGGCACTTGGAAGACACCGGGCGCAAACGCCATGTGGGACGCAGCCGTCCGGCCGCCGTATACCGCTATCGGCGCGGCGATACGGCGAACAACGCTTTCCTCCTTCCGCCCACGGAAATGCCGGGACAATCATCACAACAACACGATGACGCGCTGTCGGCGCTGACAACGTCGTGACCGTCCGCCATACGCGCATCATGCGCATAGCGCAATACCGCACTTCGGCATCCGGGCACCTGAACACCCATGCCGTCAACATCGTGAACAACCACAATGAAAGGAACGCAGCATGACTGCACCACTCACCGCACCGTCCGTCGACGAGATCATCGCCAAGCTCGGCGCACAAAGCACCTGCGACGCGGGACTCACCCAGGATCCGTGGCATTTCGACACCACCAAACCAAGCTACGGGCCGGGCGCATCCATGTTCGACCAGCTGCCGAACAACGCGCCACGCCAGCAGGTGCTGCCCGAGGAATACCGCAACGCCTCCGACGAGGAACTGCAGGAGCGCATCACGGCGGCCAAAGCCCGCCTGGGCAAGAAACTGCTGATTCTAGGCCACTTCTACCAGCGCGATGAGATCATCGGCCACGCCGACTTCGTAGGCGACTCCTTCCAACTCGCCAAGAACGCCACCGAACGCCCCGACGCCGACCACATCGTCTTCTGCGGCGTGCACTTCATGGCCGAAACCGCCGACATCCTCTCCACGCCTGAACAGAGCGTGACCCTGCCGAACCTGTCCGCAGGCTGCTCCATGGCCGATATGGCCAACATCGACCAGGTCGAGGACTGCTGGAGCCAGCTCGGCGAGATCTGCGGCACCAAGCCCGACTCGGACGGCCGCCAGCAGATTGTGCCCGTCACCTACATGAATTCCTCCGCCGCGCTGAAGGCGTTCTGCGGGCGCAACGGCGGCATCGTGTGCACTTCCTCCAACGCGCACGCCGTACTCGAATGGGCCTTCGCCCGCGGCAAGCGCGTCCTGTTCTTCCCCGACCAGCATCTGGGCCGCAACACCGCGCGCGCCATGGGCATCCCGTTGGAGGAGATGCCGCTGTGGGATCCGTTCAAGCCGGCAGGCGGCGCGGCGGACCCGTCCGTATACGCGGGTGCCAAGATGATTCTGTGGAAGGGCTTCTGCTCCGTGCACCAGCGTTTCACCGTCGAACAGATCGACCGCGCCCGCAAGGCATACCCCGGCGTGAAGGTCATCGTGCACCCCGAATGCGCGATGGACGTGGTCGACGCCGCCGACGGTACCGGCTCCACCGCCTACATCGTCAAGGAAATCGTCAACGCGCCCGCCGGCTCCGCCATCGCCGTAGGCACCGAAATCAACCTGGTGAACCGTCTTGCCGCGCAATACCCCGACAAAACCGTGTTCTGCCTCGACCCGGTGGTCTGCCCTTGCTCCACCATGTACCGCATCCACCCGGCCTACCTCGCCTGGGCGCTGGAGAACATCGAACAGGGCAATATCGTCAACCGCATCACCGTGGACGAGAACACCGCGCGCGACGCCAAGATCGCCCTGCAGCGCATGCTGGAGGTGCACCCGTGATCGTCGTGATCGGAGCCGGCATCGCTGGACTGTCCGCGGCGCTCGCCGCAGCGGGGGATCGGCGCGTGGGGGCGGAGGGGCTCGCCTCCTACGGGCGTGCGCAGGTTACCGGATTGGACCGCGAAGCGGCCGACGACGTGCTGCTCGTATGCAAGGACGAACTCGTGGAATCCAACACCTACCACGCCCAGGGCGGTGTGGCATGCGCCATCTTCAGCGACGACGACCCGCAGTTGCACACCGCCGACACCATGGCGGCCGGTCATGGTCTGTGCGACCGGACAGCCGTGGATGTGCTCACTGACGAGGGCGCACGCCGCGTGCACGAACTCATCGCCGCCGGGTGGCATGTGGACCGTGGCGACGACGGATCGGTGCTGCGTGGGCTCGAAGCCGCGCACTGCCGTTCCCGAGTGGTGCACGCCGGGGGAGACGCCACCGGTAAGGTGCTCGAAGTGGATGTGAGCGCCATGGTGCGTGACAACCCGCGCATCCACGTGCTCGAACATGCGTTTCTCAGCGATCTGATCGTGCGTGACGGCCATATCGCCGGCGTGCGGCTGGTGGAGCGTGATGTTGACGGCAACGCCGAAACGCATGCAATCGATGCCACGCGTGTCATCCTCGCCACAGGTGGCGCCGGAAGACTCTACCCATACACCACCAATCCGGCCGTGGCCACCGGCGACGGACTGGCCGCCGCATTACGTGTCGGAGCCCAGGTGGCCGATTTGGAGTTCTATCAGTTCCACCCCACCGCCATGGCCATCGGCGAACACTTCCTCGTCTCCGAAGCCGTGCGCGGCGAAGGCGCGATATTGCTCGACGAACACGGCCACCGCTTCATGACCGACATCGATCCCAAGGCCGAACTCGCGCCGCGTGACGTGGTGGCCCGAGCCAACTTCCGCATCATGCAGGCGCAGGGCGGCAGGCCGGTCATGCTCGACGTCTCGCCCATGGCCAAGGAAACCCCGGATCTGGCGGCATTCCTACGCCGCCGCTTCCCGACCATCGACGCC comes from the Bifidobacterium angulatum DSM 20098 = JCM 7096 genome and includes:
- the asnB gene encoding asparagine synthase (glutamine-hydrolyzing): MCGIAGFVNDMPIDTKCPVLKRMTDIIAHRGPDSEGHYIDEHAALGHRRLSIIDLGGGKQPIYNEDGSLVITFNGEIYNYQPLREQLIEAGHTFTTKSDTEVLLHGYEEWGVELLQKIRGMFTFVIWDRNKRELFGARDHFGIKPFYYAKMNGTFMYASEIKSLLQHPDFVKELNEKALKPYMTFQYPAIGETFFKGVFKLPEGHYFTYRDGKMSIHEYYDEHFRESSTKLDPLVDTIDRTVCDSVKAHQIADVEVGSFLSSGVDSSYVAAVARPEHTYSIGFGKGTYNESQQAGELAKLIDLNNTAEALTDEEAFAAFPRIQWHLDEPDSNPSCVPLYFLSALAAKDVKVVLSGEGADELFAGYIDYGVHTKFKPIKVLTRWLGHLPAGARHAIAQWCKGKTFHGAWHMYANLAPAEESFIGQARVFEESESDKLLNPEYRNAPSVQSIVDKTYARVEGKGLSELKKKQYLDMHQWMPGDILLKADKMTMAHSLELRVPLLDKELMAVAEQVPTKYLITDENTKYAFRQAAGRHLPKEWYDREKLGFPVPIKKWLREEKFYKYVRSVFERDYVSKFFDQDALLRMIDDNYAGKTDDRRKIWTVYSFLTWYDVYFVHDGSKPDVIAIA
- the infC gene encoding translation initiation factor IF-3, with product MKEIQRIGVIISDEPRINDEIRVSQVRLIGPKGEQVGVIATSVALNLAKEANLDLVEVAPNAKPPVAKLIDYGKYKYNEKIKAREARRNQNTAEVKEIRFRLKIDDHDFDVKKGHVTRFLNGGDKVKVTIMLRGREQSRPIGGVELLQRLAAEVEEYGTIESQPKQEGRNIIMVLAPKGKKVHTQSEQRRRGAESRAERQARQAARLAAKQEAQAQAAAEAQASISKTSSKKHINKEGSNAEDEK
- the rpmI gene encoding 50S ribosomal protein L35 — its product is MPKMKSNSAASKRVRRTGTGKLMQAGSAMRHNLEHKSARKRRALKADQVLAGPQSKKLNRMLSK
- the rplT gene encoding 50S ribosomal protein L20; its protein translation is MARVKRAVNAHKKRRVVLERASGYRGQRSRLYRKAKEQLLHSFNYNFRDRKARKGDFRKLWIQRINAAVRAEGITYNRFIQGLHLAGIELDRRALAELAVSDPETFKAIVAEAKKALPADVNAPVNA
- the xerD gene encoding site-specific tyrosine recombinase XerD, encoding MSQTDALTRLETQFIAHIDVERGLSKATVTAYTSDLDRYCVWLREAGITEPASISRNHVEEYIAHLDSHGASARSKARNLASIHEFHRFALAQHAVADDVSAAVKAPKGASTLPDVLTVDEVARLLDCAPVPAPGCVMDVPHAVLMRDKALLEFMYATGCRVSEAVGTDLNDIDLNERVARLLGKGSKQRLVPVGEYACAAMTRYLDEGRSLLEGCAKSKAPERSAVFLNKRGQRMSRQSVWEVVNQAGKRAHIGKPLHPHTLRHSFATHLIQGGADVRTVQELLGHASVTTTQIYTHVSPENLIETYLTAHPRAR
- a CDS encoding ParA family protein — protein: MPTDLLGRDYETFPAPEPLEHHGPARVIAMCNQKGGVGKTTSSINIAGALSQYGRRCLIVDFDPQGAATVGLGINANTVENTIYTALFDPDVDPHDVVQHTNFENLDVIPANIDLSAAEVQLVTEVGREQVLASVLRPLKDEYDVIIIDCQPSLGLLTVNALTAADGVIIPVAAEFFALRGVALLMQSIKKVQSRINPSLEVYGVLVTMFTKTLHCEEVMQRIYEAFQEKVFHTVISRSIKLPDSTVAAAPITFYSPGHKTSKEYREVARELVAEGIVA
- a CDS encoding NUDIX hydrolase yields the protein MGIGNVSERRLAQPQIGVSVVILALGPHEDSAVSGRSRLWLPLVRRVKQPFMGAWALPGGDLRVGHSLEESAFKALESTTELHPKYLEQLYTFGDPARSSGGLPMVSIVYWALVGEAETKDFAEVDNVKWFPADELPELAFDHRRIIDYALWRSRSKLEYPDIATKLVGEEFTLAQLHDVYEAVGGQPLDLANFRRKMLASGHLEDTGRKRHVGRSRPAAVYRYRRGDTANNAFLLPPTEMPGQSSQQHDDALSALTTS
- the nadA gene encoding quinolinate synthase NadA; its protein translation is MTAPLTAPSVDEIIAKLGAQSTCDAGLTQDPWHFDTTKPSYGPGASMFDQLPNNAPRQQVLPEEYRNASDEELQERITAAKARLGKKLLILGHFYQRDEIIGHADFVGDSFQLAKNATERPDADHIVFCGVHFMAETADILSTPEQSVTLPNLSAGCSMADMANIDQVEDCWSQLGEICGTKPDSDGRQQIVPVTYMNSSAALKAFCGRNGGIVCTSSNAHAVLEWAFARGKRVLFFPDQHLGRNTARAMGIPLEEMPLWDPFKPAGGAADPSVYAGAKMILWKGFCSVHQRFTVEQIDRARKAYPGVKVIVHPECAMDVVDAADGTGSTAYIVKEIVNAPAGSAIAVGTEINLVNRLAAQYPDKTVFCLDPVVCPCSTMYRIHPAYLAWALENIEQGNIVNRITVDENTARDAKIALQRMLEVHP
- a CDS encoding L-aspartate oxidase, with product MIVVIGAGIAGLSAALAAAGDRRVGAEGLASYGRAQVTGLDREAADDVLLVCKDELVESNTYHAQGGVACAIFSDDDPQLHTADTMAAGHGLCDRTAVDVLTDEGARRVHELIAAGWHVDRGDDGSVLRGLEAAHCRSRVVHAGGDATGKVLEVDVSAMVRDNPRIHVLEHAFLSDLIVRDGHIAGVRLVERDVDGNAETHAIDATRVILATGGAGRLYPYTTNPAVATGDGLAAALRVGAQVADLEFYQFHPTAMAIGEHFLVSEAVRGEGAILLDEHGHRFMTDIDPKAELAPRDVVARANFRIMQAQGGRPVMLDVSPMAKETPDLAAFLRRRFPTIDAYTRSLGFDWSKEPIPVAPAAHYWMGGIRTDLFGRTSIPGLYAAGECARTGVQGANRLASNSLLEGLVYGRRAGLAAVRDENGTVWQPESFTDSEIIGLPVAQNPMELDMPGAAGAADAASVWGRERIEREMWEHVGVIREHDGLNAAVGNLSDALAMANGAVANDTAVNAEPTAYADLVTRMENRNLLTVGYVEAIAALNRCESRGAHTRSDYAEHNPTIAHSIAYRMKGTPC